One part of the Arabidopsis thaliana chromosome 4, partial sequence genome encodes these proteins:
- a CDS encoding Tyrosine transaminase family protein (Tyrosine transaminase family protein; FUNCTIONS IN: 1-aminocyclopropane-1-carboxylate synthase activity, pyridoxal phosphate binding, transferase activity, transferring nitrogenous groups, transaminase activity, catalytic activity; INVOLVED IN: cellular amino acid and derivative metabolic process, biosynthetic process; LOCATED IN: cellular_component unknown; EXPRESSED IN: stem; CONTAINS InterPro DOMAIN/s: 1-aminocyclopropane-1-carboxylate synthase (InterPro:IPR001176), Aminotransferase, class I/classII (InterPro:IPR004839), Pyridoxal phosphate-dependent transferase, major domain (InterPro:IPR015424), Tyrosine transaminase (InterPro:IPR021178), Tyrosine/nicotianamine aminotransferase (InterPro:IPR005958), Pyridoxal phosphate-dependent transferase, major region, subdomain 1 (InterPro:IPR015421); BEST Arabidopsis thaliana protein match is: Tyrosine transaminase family protein (TAIR:AT2G20610.1); Has 41170 Blast hits to 41169 proteins in 3031 species: Archae - 1037; Bacteria - 30017; Metazoa - 726; Fungi - 773; Plants - 1311; Viruses - 0; Other Eukaryotes - 7306 (source: NCBI BLink).) — translation MNHNSNLVLPSHQTETQTQDETDISVWRFRGSDNAAKASSVTMRVIVYKLFDECSLDVKKPLLPLAHGDPSVYPCYRTSILVENAVVDVLRSGKGNSYGPAAGILPARQAVADYVNRDLTNKVKPNDVFITVGCNQGIEVVLQSLARPNANILLPRPSYPHYEARAVYSGLEVRKFDLLPEKEWEIDLPGIEAMADENTVAMVIINPNNPCGNVYSYDHLKKVAETAKKLGIMVITDEVYCQTIFGDKPFVPMGEFSSITPVITLGGISKGWIVPGWRIGWIALNDPRGILKSTGMVQSIQQNLDITPDATTIVQAALPEILGKANKELFAKKNSMLKQNVELVCDRLKEIPCLVCNKKPESCTYLLVPPPTSLILFHDSRSIWMILIS, via the exons ATGAACCACAACAGCAACCTCGTTCTTCCTTCCCATCAAACCGAGACGCAGACGCAAGATGAAACCGATATCAGCGTTTGGCGTTTCAGGGGAAGCGACAACGCAGCCAAAGCCTCCAGCGTCACGATGAGAGTCATCGTCTACAAGCTCTTCGATGAATGCAGCCTGGATGTGAAAAAGCCTCTTTTACCCCTTGCTCACGGTGACCCTTCTGTCTACCCTTGTTACCGCACCTCCATCCTCGTCGAGAACGCCGTGGTCGACGTCCTTCGCTCCGGCAAGGGTAACTCTTACGGCCCCGCCGCCGGAATTCTCCCAGCCAGACA GGCGGTCGCAGATTACGTGAACCGAGACTTGACGAACAAGGTAAAGCCTAATGATGTATTCATAACTGTCGGATGCAACCAAGGGATAGAAGTAGTTCTTCAGTCACTGGCTCGACCAAACGCTAACATCCTTCTCCCAAGGCCTAGTTACCCTCACTACGAGGCTCGTGCCGTCTACAGTGGACTCGAGGTCCGCAAGTTCGATCTCCTTCCAGAGAAAGAATGGGAGATTGATCTCCCAGGCATCGAAGCCATGGCAGATGAGAACACAGTTGCAATGGTTATCATAAACCCTAACAACCCCTGTGGAAATGTTTACTCTTACGATCATCTTAAGAAG GTGGCGGAGACGGCTAAGAAGCTGGGAATAATGGTAATCACAGACGAAGTTTATTGCCAAACAATCTTCGGAGACAAACCTTTTGTCCCAATGGGGGAGTTTTCTTCGATAACTCCGGTTATCACTTTGGGCGGTATATCGAAAGGATGGATTGTTCCTGGTTGGAGAATTGGCTGGATCGCTTTGAATGACCCCAGAGGAATTCTCAAGTCCACAGGG ATGGTACAGTCCATTCAACAGAACCTTGACATAACTCCAGATGCTACAACTATTGTTCAAGCTGCACTTCCTGAGATTTTAGGGAAAGCGAATAAAGAGTTGTTTGCCAAGAAGAATTCGATGCTGAAACAAAACGTGGAATTGGTCTGTGATAGGCTCAAGGAGATTCCTTGCTTGGTCTGCAACAAGAAACCTGAGTCATGCACTTACTTATTGGTACCACCACCAACGTCTCTTATACTCTTTCATGATTCTAGATCAATTTGGATGATTCTTATTTCTTAA
- a CDS encoding Reticulon family protein (Reticulon family protein; INVOLVED IN: biological_process unknown; LOCATED IN: endoplasmic reticulum, chloroplast; EXPRESSED IN: 11 plant structures; EXPRESSED DURING: 6 growth stages; CONTAINS InterPro DOMAIN/s: Reticulon (InterPro:IPR003388); BEST Arabidopsis thaliana protein match is: Reticulon family protein (TAIR:AT2G20590.1); Has 30201 Blast hits to 17322 proteins in 780 species: Archae - 12; Bacteria - 1396; Metazoa - 17338; Fungi - 3422; Plants - 5037; Viruses - 0; Other Eukaryotes - 2996 (source: NCBI BLink).): MDSTTTPPSLRSNTRSALRLARNNKTLVKSHIPSLDLVLLSPKNNNGTPYPSPVSLSSPSSPVTLREILLLSPSPLRKSRTRLSNRFDMEAAEAAVTARRSKTKGGQNGLLASPSPRNFRRSRLRSEAMVDTKENTEPIVVVTDEKKQNQRKQKKLGRSKKEKHSSVPLLASPSPSSDQPQDVCQGDLERIRENISDLIMWRDVAKSTLWFGFGCICFLSTCFAAKGFNFSVFSAISYLGLLFLGVSFLSNTLRQRVTEEARRELKLSEDDVLRIARRMLPITNLAISKTSELFSGEPAMTLKVAPFVLMGAEYGYLITLWRLCAFGFFLSFTIPKLYSCYASQLNQKVECAQRRFVEAWGVCTHKKFVAGSAVTAFWNLTSLKTRFIAVFIIVVVIRYRRQNLQLDSEDEEEKKQQEKTHPEQQKSPEDKSTSPRSAEEEQALVLVAETKAPKKLY; encoded by the exons ATGGACTCTACTACCACACCTCCTTCTCTCCGTTCGAATACTAGATCCGCTTTGCGTCTAGCTCGAAACAACAAAACTCTCGTAAAATCTCACATTCCATCTCTCGATTTGGTTTTATTGTCTCCGAAGAACAACAACGGTACTCCTTACCCATCACCTGTTTCTCTCAGTTCACCATCTTCTCCTGTTACTCTTCGTGAGATTCTCCTTTTATCTCCTTCCCCTCTTCGTAAATCGAGAACCCGTTTAAGCAATCGGTTCGATATGGAAGCTGCGGAGGCTGCTGTGACGGCACGACGGAGTAAGACGAAGGGAGGGCAAAATGGTCTTTTGGCCTCGCCGTCGCCGAGGAATTTCCGGAGGTCGAGACTAAGGTCGGAGGCGATGGTAGATACAAAGGAAAATACGGAGCCAATTGTTGTCGTGACCgatgaaaagaaacaaaaccagagGAAACAGAAGAAGTTGGGTCGATCTAAGAAGGAGAAGCACAGTTCTGTTCCTCTGTTAGCTTCTCCTAGTCCATCTTCAGATCAAC CTCAAGATGTTTGTCAAGGTGATTTAGAGCGGATTAGAGAGAATATAAGCGATTTGATTATGTGGAGAGATGTTGCGAAATCAAcactttggtttggttttggctgTATATGTTTCCTATCTACTTGCTTTGCTGCTAAAGGATTTAACTTTAG TGTTTTCTCAGCGATCTCCTATCTTggacttttgtttcttggggTATCGTTCTTGTCAAATACTCTTCGCCAAAG GGTTACTGAAGAAGCGCGGAGAGAGCTTAAATTGAGTGAAGATGATGTATTACGAATAGCTAGACGAATGCTTCCCATCACCAATTTAGCAATTTCAAAGACGAGTGAGCTTTTCTCTGGTGAACCAGCAATGACACTCAAA GTGGCACCTTTTGTTCTAATGGGAGCTGAGTATGGTTACCTCATAACATTGTGGAGATTATGTGCTTTTG GTTTCTTCCTTAGCTTCACTATTCCAAAGCTATATTCATGTTACGCAAGTCAGCTTAACCAAAAAG TTGAGTGTGCACAAAGGAGATTTGTTGAAGCTTGGGGAGTTTGCACACACAAGAAATTCGTAGCAGGCTCTGCAGTTACTGCATTCTGGAATCTAACTTCTCTCAAGACCCGTTTTATTGCAGTGTTTATCATAGTAGTAGTAATCAGATACAGACGACAGAATCTACAGTTAGATTCCGAGGatgaggaggagaagaagcaacaagaaaaaactcaCCCGGAGCAACAAAAATCGCCGGAGGATAAGTCAACTTCACCGCGGTcagcagaagaagagcaagCGTTGGTGCTAGTTGCAGAAACCAAAGCACCAAAGAAGCTTTATTAG
- a CDS encoding Nucleic acid-binding, OB-fold-like protein (Nucleic acid-binding, OB-fold-like protein; CONTAINS InterPro DOMAIN/s: Nucleic acid-binding, OB-fold-like (InterPro:IPR016027), Nucleic acid-binding, OB-fold (InterPro:IPR012340); BEST Arabidopsis thaliana protein match is: Nucleic acid-binding, OB-fold-like protein (TAIR:AT2G33845.1); Has 214 Blast hits to 214 proteins in 47 species: Archae - 22; Bacteria - 0; Metazoa - 0; Fungi - 0; Plants - 167; Viruses - 0; Other Eukaryotes - 25 (source: NCBI BLink).) → MATTGTAAVATGTSTVKRKPVFVKVEQLKPGTTGHTLTVKVIEANIVVPVTRKTRPASSLSRPSQPSRIVECLIGDETGCILFTARNDQVDLMKPGATVILRNSRIDMFKGTMRLGVDKWGRIEATGAASFTVKEDNNLSLVEYELINVGGDQ, encoded by the exons ATGGCGACGACTGGAACTGCTGCGGTTGCGACGGGAACTTCGACGGTGAAGAGAAAACCGGTGTTTGTGAAGGTGGAACAGCTAAAGCCTGGAACGACTGGTCACACGTTGACTGTTAAAGTCATTGAGGCTAATATCGTGGTTCCTGTTACCCGGAAGACTCGTCCAGCGAGTTCTCTGAGTCGTCCTTCTCAGCCTAGTCGAATCGTTGAGTGTCTCATCGGTGACGAAACTGGGTGTATCCTCTTCACTGCTCGTAACGATCAAG tTGATCTTATGAAGCCGGGTGCTACGGTGATACTGCGCAATTCAAGGATAGACATGTTCAAGGGTACAATGAGGCTAGGAGTTGATAAATGGGGACGCATCGAAGCCACTGGAGCCGCGTCTTTCACTGTCAAGGAGGATAACAATCTGTCTCTCGTTGAGTATGAACTGATCAATGTTGGTGGTGATCAGTGA
- a CDS encoding WD repeat and SOF domain-containing protein 1 (nucleotide binding;protein binding; CONTAINS InterPro DOMAIN/s: WD40 repeat 2 (InterPro:IPR019782), WD40 repeat, conserved site (InterPro:IPR019775), WD40 repeat (InterPro:IPR001680), Sof1-like protein (InterPro:IPR007287), G-protein beta WD-40 repeat, region (InterPro:IPR020472), WD40 repeat-like-containing domain (InterPro:IPR011046), WD40-repeat-containing domain (InterPro:IPR017986), WD40/YVTN repeat-like-containing domain (InterPro:IPR015943), WD40 repeat, subgroup (InterPro:IPR019781); BEST Arabidopsis thaliana protein match is: Transducin/WD40 repeat-like superfamily protein (TAIR:AT4G02730.1); Has 37337 Blast hits to 21127 proteins in 676 species: Archae - 38; Bacteria - 5948; Metazoa - 14528; Fungi - 7710; Plants - 4379; Viruses - 0; Other Eukaryotes - 4734 (source: NCBI BLink).), translating to MKIKTLSRSVDEYTRERSQDLQRVFHNFDPSLRPMEKAVEYQRALTAAKLEKIFARPFVGAMDGHRDGVSCMAKNPNYLKGIFSASMDGDIRLWDISSRRTVCQFPGHQGAVRGLTASTDGNVLVSCGTDCTVRLWNVPRPSLEDSSISSENFIEPSATYVWKNAFWAVDHQFEGDLFATAGAQLDIWNHNRSQPVQSFQWGTDSVISVRFNPGEPNLLATSASDRSITIYDLRLSSAARKIIMMTKTNSIAWNPMEPMNLTAANEDGSCYSFDGRKLDEAKCVHKDHVSAVMDIDFSPTGREFVTGSYDRSVRIFPYNGGHSREIYHTKRMQRVFCVKYSCDATYVISGSDDTNLRLWKAKASEQLGVILPREQKKHEYNEAVKNRYKHLSEVKRIVRHRHLPKPIYKAMGIIRTVNDSKRRKEARRKAHSAPGTVVTAPLRKRKIIKEVE from the exons ATGAAGATTAAGACGTTATCAAGATCGGTTGATGAATACACTCGAGAAAGAAGTCAGGATCTTCAG AGGGTCTTTCACAACTTCGACCCAAGTCTTCGACCTATGGAGAAGGCCGTGGAATACCAGAGAGCTCTTACAGCTGCCAAATTAGAAAAG ATATTTGCAAGGCCGTTTGTTGGAGCAATGGATGGTCATCGTGATGGAGTCTCATGTATGGCGAAGAACCCAAATTACCTCAAAGGAATCTTCTCTGCTTCTATGGATGGAG ATATTCGCCTTTGGGATATCTCTTCAAG GCGTACAGTTTGCCAATTCCCTGGTCATCAAGGTGCTGTGCGTGGTCTTACTGCATCAACCGATGGAAATGTATTGGTTTCATGCGGAACTGATTGCAC TGTTCGTTTGTGGAATGTTCCTCGTCCTTCACTTGAAGATTCTAGCATTTCATCTGAGAATTTCATTGAG CCATCTGCAACCTATGTCTGGAAGAATGCTTTCTG GGCTGTTGATCATCAGTTTGAAGGTGACCTTTTTGCTACGGCCGGAGCTCAACTTGATATATGGAATCATAATAG GTCTCAGCCAGTTCAGAGTTTCCAGTGGGGAACTGACTCTGTAATATCTGTTCGGTTTAATCCTGGAGAGCCTAATTTATTGGCTACATCAGCTAG TGACCGGAGCATAACCATATATGATCTCCGCTTGTCTTCTGCGGCAAGGAAAATTATCATGATG acaaaaacaaattcaattgCATGGAACCCCATGGAGCCTATGAACCTGACAGCT GCTAATGAAGATGGAAGTTGCTATAGCTTTGATGGTAGAAAGTTGGACGAAGCCAAGTGCGTGCATAAAGATCATGTTTCTGCAGT GATGGATATTGACTTTTCACCGACTGGTCGTGAGTTTGTTACGGGTTCTTATGATCGATCTGTGAGAATCTTCCCATACAATGGAGGACACAGCAGGGAAATCTACCATACAAAGAGGATGCAGAG aGTATTCTGTGTCAAATATAGCTGTGATGCTACATATGTAATATCGGGCAGTGATGACACCAATCTCAGGCTATGGAAGGCAAAGGCATCAGAGCAATTGGGAGTT ATTCTTCCAAGGGAACAAAAGAAGCATGAGTACAACGAGGCTGTGAAGAACCGGTACAAGCATCTTTCTGAGGTTAAGCGCATTGTGAG ACACAGGCACTTGCCAAAACCAATATACAAAGCGATGGGTATCATTCGAACTGTGAACGAttcgaagagaagaaaagaagcacGAAGGAAAGCTCACAGTGCTCCAGGAACAGTGGTCACAGCACCTCTGCGCAAAAGAAAGATCATCAAAGAAGTGGAGTGA